The DNA sequence CTTGCTAACAcggtccttttctttttctgtcacataaataatgaaaatccaGCAAGTTGTTGGCTGGAGTTCAAGCAGATCGTACTGTTCATCCACTGCCGGACTCCAGGATTCAGCAGTACCTttggcattaactcattcactgccattgacggctatagacgtcaaaaattcattttaaccatttcttttagtttacatttttttctacttttgttaacaagagtattttttattgtacatttagaacagatataaaatttgtgagttaactattgaagtcatgcgattaattacgatgaaaaattttaattgcctgacgcccggaattttttattatttttaagtcgcgtcaggcgattataatttttaattgtaattaattgcatgacttcaatagttaactcacaattaagcacacattttatatctgttcttaatgtacaataaaaatatatatatataggttttcatactctttgttaacaaaagtgggaacaatgttaaactaatagaaatagtttaaatgaatttttgacgtctatagccgtcaatggcagtgaatgaggtaaaaCACACATCTGATCAGAAAATCAACTTCTTGATGGGACCTGAAAAACAAAGACAGATTCATAGAATAAGTACATTGAGAAATAATGTCAGCTTTTACTATAAGCaacaatacacaaacacacccatAAAGCCTATTGGTGTCTTTAAATTATCTTTGTAACAGACTAGAGCGTAGACCATAAGGAATAGTGAACCTAGATATTTTCTAAACCACAGGATCAGAGGAGACGGAAAAGCTTTGAACCTCCCATGAACACCAAAGTAGCAGAAATGCGCGCGTTTGCCTCGACTGTATAATGAATCGTGTAGCCAACACCCTTTGGAATTGCTACTTTCAATGAAGCGATTTATATGCCTGCCTGGTATAAATAGCCATTGCTGGAAGGGTCCTCCAGGTTACAGACTGTTATTAATATGTGTCCTAGGTGCGAGTGGgatgtgaaatgaaaatgatgatgTATTGAAGCCAAATCATCATGGTAGTGGTTCGTTTACAAGTCGAAATATCAGATAGAAGTCGATCTTTTCATTACCTGTTTCTAGGCCTTCTAATTTTCTCTTGAGCACGGTTGTCTCCTTCTCTCGCAGGACTTCAGCAGAGCAGTTGGGTCGGGGAAGTTGGGGGCCAGGTGTGGGACTAGGCCGATTGCTGAAGTACTTCATCTTCAGAGCCTGTTACGTACAAACATTAAAGTGGCACtgttaaaaacaataatcatgctcttgatttaaaaataaatacatatacaaatcAGTTTCTAAGCTCACCTGTGTGGCTGTGGTCCTAGTTGAGGGGTTAAATGTGAAGAGGCCATGTAGCAACTCTAGTAAGTCATCTGTAGCTGCGCTAAATATGTGCTCAAGAGGTGTGCCGGGAAATATTTTGAATGGCATATAGTCTGGTAGACTGCTTactccctgtaaagtgaaacaaaTACTGATATTGGGaaggtgggagaaaaaaaatgggaaaaaacaaTGCATACCGGCCATGTTTCTTCTGTCGGTGTCCCGAGAGCCTCAAAAATCTTGGTCAGCTGGTCAAGGTCAGAGTCTCCAACAAGAAAtgggatctaaaaaaaaacacctgaaaaGCATTAGCACAGCTAAAATATTTTACACACCTATTCTTAAAACGTTTGGGTACCCGAAGAAGCAACTCTGCCAGGATGCATCCCATCGCCCACATGTCAACACCTACGCCGTACATTCGGGCACCAAACAGAAGCTCAGGAGAGCGGTACCACCTAGGAAAAATACACAATTGTTTGCTAACAGTTGacagctcaaaaaaaaaagaagtagaacTCAACTcgactttatttataaagcaccccccccccccatccactccttgagtacagtaatttctggactataagccactacttttttcactttccacagaacgagagcgagacaatttgcaccctcattatggaaaagtaAGTAgcaggaacccggtgcggtaacataaaaaaatcctgcggcttacagtcgggtgcggtttatatgtgtaacaaactcaagtattccccaaatgtagctagcgcggcttatagtcaggtgcgctttatagtccaGCAATTACTGTAGTTTACATGCAACAGCACATACCTGGTAACAACTTGATGAGTGTAGACTCTGTTGGGACTGCCGAAGGCTTTGGCCAAACCAAAATCAGCCAATTTCACCACTCCATTACCGTCAAGCAGCAGATTATTGGGCTTCAAATCCTGGAAATTCAAAAGAGCAAATATCAATTACAGTCCGTAATATTATATTCCTCCCTCACATACTTTGACCTTCTCTTGACCAACTGTCAGTACTGTCTGGATTACTAAATTTAATAAAGTTATCTCTTATTAGAAACAAAACTCTGTGTGCATGTATTTTGTCTTTACCCTGTGTAAAACCCAATGTTGATGCATGTACTCTAATCCCTGTAGAGTCATGAGGATGTAGGCCTTAATGTGGGCTGGAGTCAGGACAAGGCTGGTGTCCTTGATGATcacctttacaaaaaaaagagagcaagaaATAGACCATACAGCAAACACAACCAGATAACTGTGATGATTTACAATCTATAACTGGGAGATGATGTCAAAGAAGATGCACAGTTAAATTCAGATACCAGATCTCACTCTTAAGTGCTGTTAGTTCTACCTACAGTGTAGTTACCTACAGGCAATGAATACAATCTTCCATCTTTTAAATGCCTAAGAATAAGCTTTTAGTCTGGCCTCGGGTATGGCATCATATTTCGTATGAGCTGCTAATGGCACCAATTGACTGTTAGCGCCAAGAGTGGAaagatatagattttttttaaagcactgtaATCTTGGTCATGATTTATGATTGCTGTGCATTTATCAAGGTATGCTAAATGTAAAAgaaaactacacaaaaaaatggtacTAACTGCACACCATCTAAAAATCTCTCTCATTTTATCTTGTAGCATAGGaagctaaaatgtaaaaataaataaataaaaaatgtttttattaaaccATTATTCTGGGAGGTGAATAGTTAATCTTTGGATTTGATAAATGAGATAACGGAAGCTTTATAATGACAGATTGCATAGAATGGTGATTTTTAACTAGGAGACATAACAGTGCTTATTACAGATTTAAATTTGATGGATGAACTACAGCATACAgacgtaaaaaaagaagaaaaagaaactaCCGGTACGTAAAAATACTTCATTCAAGGATGGCCAAAGTTTTACCTCCAGATCAGTTTCCATAAAATCAAAAACCAGACTGATGTTTGATTTGTGTCCAAATGCATCCAACAGCTGAAACACAGTTATATggcttttaaaatcaattcttaaCTTGTACAAACACAAgagtaatataaataaaaatgtatccacCCCAATAATATTTGGATGATGGAGCTCCTGCAGTAGTTTGATTTCTCGTAGGGCAGTCCGGTTGATACCTACAAGCATAAATTGGCATAGATGCCTTTACAAAGCTGCTTTGTCATACACAATGTACAGTCTGCCAGATGAGTCAGAACTCACCATCTTTAGCTTCAGTTCTGTGGCCAATTTTAATCTATTTTGGGCGGAGagagaacaaatataaaattcatATACATGCACCAGAACAGCCCAGAGCAGTTGACAACAGGAGAACGTAAGCTTTTACCTTTTTAATAGCGACTATAGTGTCGGTTGTTTTGTCTCTGGCTTTGTACACTGTGGCAAACTAGAGAACAGATATTGACAGACAGATTAGTTTAATAATACTGAGGGAATTTATTATACTCATAATAGTTCCCCAAGGGGAAATTTAACACATTATCTGCAGTATATATTGTGTTGTGCCTTCTATACACAACAAAGTGATGAACCAGATCACAGACATTCAGGCATGCAAGGAGAAATTCCAAATAGTATCTTTCTCAAGGGCACCTTGAtggtagcaaaaaaacaaaacaaaacaaatcatctCCCCAACAGCTAGTTGCCCTTTTAGATTTGTCCTCAGCAGGACTTGAACCGTTGCCTTCCGGCTGAGTTACTGCCCCTTCGTTCccaattgattaattaaaacgCCGTCACAGCATATCTTTtatatttccaaatagttcaagagagacCTCTCTATAAATGAAATTCCACAatttaataaatcataaaatgatggcacagcactctgcttaagtctttttttaaactatagaTAGTGAATAATATAGTCCGAAAACCATAAGAACCATCCCGTGTACAGGGAAATATTTGAGCTTTGACTTAGCTTGAAAAGTGGCGATACTATCACGTAATCACAAAATGATGGGCATTAATAACACACGATTTCGACGTATAACTGAGTAGGAGTGGATGGTCTGCCATACTGGCATTGCAATAATTTTAAACACAGTGCTGTTGAAAGAAATGTTGATCAACAATGAGTCCCAGTGTGCACCACAAATGCTTTGTTGACATTAACAACCGGGTTGCTAGCATGCTACTAGCTTTTTTCCATGAAAACAGAAAGCGACTGCCTGGAATGGAAACAAACTTTAAGagtgaaaaacacaaacacagatcGAGACCGTTCACCTGGCCTTCTCCGAGGAAATCCAGCTTTTCGTATCGCTTGGATCTGGACTTTACATCAAACGCCATAACTGTAAGACGTTACTGAAAGTTCCACACATCTAAATGCATGTAGTTTCATGAGTGTCAACTTCCGCCTTGTTAAAAGTCTAGAGATAGTGTTTCCGGGTAAATAAAAGGTCTTATTTAGTGCAGCAGCGACATCTACTGGTTTGCTATGACAACGCATGAGTGACGTAAATAGCAAAGGTAAAGCTGCTGATTTAGttgagagaaaataaataaataactgtttCATTTCCTGTTGTTTTTGCTCCGGTTGTGATTGTCTTTACCCCCAACAAACTGGTAACTATATATTTGGAGCAATCTGCATTCTGCCCCCCTTTTCAGCCTTGTTTGTTACTACCATTGTATTATCCCTTGCTTGTCGCTATGTGATATTATTTATCCATATTTTGGTTGGCATAATGAACTTTTAAGCAGCCCTATTAAGTACACTCTATTAATCTGCATGCGCATTCTATACAAACATACAATCAGTCacatacacacaagcacacagacAGTAAAACTGAGAATTGGGAGGCAGGCATGTGAACCACTATGGTACCGTTCttcccattattattattattattattattattattattattattattattattattattattattattattgggagTTGTAGTGTGCTTCACTATTGTATTTCAATGCAATTGTTTGGAATCGTTTATCAGCAGTGAACATTGGACAATGCTAATAATTTCCCCTTCTCATGCAGCTACTGTTTTCCAAAATACTGTAATAGAACAGCTCTCTGTACGATGCACAGCTACTCAactgtaaagtaaaaataaactaatgcCTCTCTtaaagtgtcaatcaaaactgaaatGAGACGTAACAATTATTTCAGTCAAGGTATAGAATTTTCAGTATTTGCAAATAATATATCCGCCATGTAGCTAATATAAAGTGCTACAATGCTGCtcacattttgtattaaaaaattctaaaatgttttttttttcttgcttttttacAGTTTGACATTGCTCTCCTGGGAGTATCTTCTGTCAGTGAGGGAGCTTTTGTGATCCATGCACCACTGAACACATCTCTACATCCCATCTCCATACACAGTAGATGCCCTCACATCCCACAGGATTAGGCACGGTTCCTCTCTTATGACCCTCCCTgcttcttcctctctctctgtctcgctctcatacacgcacacacacagagcttTCATTTTCATGTTACATTTGACAAGAGAAGTGTGAAGGATAAGCGGGCCTAATACACCCCTCACTCTCCCCTCAGATGCAGGCGCATTCTGTACGTATGCTGACAGCTCACAGACGTGACTGACAGCACCGTATGTGCTCATGCAAGCATTTCTTCTTCAGACTTTAGCTTTCCCGGCATCCTATTATCAACCTCCAGAGACACTTAGGCGGGCCTTAATGTGGATCATAACTGTCCAGTGGTAGGCATAACTCACAAACACTTAGATCACTGACTcctaaaacaaatgtgacatgtTGATACCCTTGTCTAATTCAGCTGTGATTTGAGCACGCTCATACCTCTCATGTCTTTCTCTGTGACTGCTACGCATGTGAGGAGAGGCGGTTTGAGTTATAGAGGCGTAAGTGCTTCTGCTGGCGTTTATATAGTTTGTCACAGTAAATCTCATGATAGCAATGGTAGCGTTGTGCACACTAACTCAACTCTGGTTATGTGTCACTTTAGCAGATGGTGATGCAGCTGAgctggggtgtgtgtgtgtgtgtctgcatgttACAATACATGCATATCGGGCAGGGCGGTGAAACCACCAGGCTGTTTATCAAACTCGTAGGAAGTGGGTGTTGTTGAACGAGTACTTGCCGTCGTACCACATCCTGTTTCAGGGAGGCTGAGAATGTTCACAAGGTACTCTTGATAATGTggccacaaaacacacacacacacaaaattatcTTCTTAGAACTCcagatatatttttattttaaatatatatatatatatatatattagatttttattattattattattattattattattatttatctagtaattattacttttttatctagaaaaaaagattattattattattattttgttatttattgtgtattatttattatattatttattattattattattatgttatttattatgaattatttactatattattcattattattattataattcattaattaattttaaactatgtattatagatatatttttatttactgtatgtcaaGGGTGGACAAACTACAGCTTGTGGGCCAGATGCGGCCCACTCCAGTCTTTAATCTGGCCCATGACTTGTTTTCATACATCACCCACAATCCATTTATCATACATTAGATTGTCATGTTGATAAAGACGTTTTCAAAAGAGTTTTCAAGGTTGGACTGAATATGTCAACGGCGCTGAATGAGTCAGTGCAATCACAGTCAGTAGAGTGTTTGTTATACACCTGTTGTATGCGTTTCTCAAAGTGGATGCGCTCACAGTGCAGCTGCTTCTGTTCACATGCACAGTTATAATGAGACAGGATGTTTAAGGTTGGAGGTGTGAAAGTCCGCACATGCTAAGACAAACCGAATCTGGTTCCTGAGAATGAAATATGATAATTATGCAGcttaactgtttttattattttatgttatggAATATTAGTCAAACTTTTTACAACATGTTTTTACAAATTAGAAATTTGGTTCCTCCCCAGGACATATAAACCAGAAGCCGAAAATACTTAACCAATTTCAACAATATTCACATTTATGTAACACATAAACTAatgttttagattaaaaaaaaaaacaagaatggaATAGCCCTTCATCAGGACATTGGACTCTATTTTTGTGAACCGTGTAAATCCTGATTGACACGCCGGAGGTGGGTTCGACCCGGTGTTGGTAATTTTGCAGACGAGCGCAGGCTGGCGGATCTGAGAGAGCGAGGTCTGGGATTGATCActgtcattttcaatcattaATATTAAGATTAGGATTGTTGTGCACTGACAGTGTTGACACAGTTCCAACTCTTTGAGTactgtattaattaattatttgtaaCTTATTGAATTGCCACAACAAAGACAAGTGATACACCAGAATCAAAAATTAGAGGCTCAATACAACTTGAGCCAGACTCATATACTGTAGGCAAAACATCCAGCGATAGGAATAGGGACAGCCACAGACTAATGTACTGTCATTTGTATACAATCAACATATGGCTTTGCAACATTGTTAGATGTCAGCTGTCAGTTGGAATAAGTATGTAGGCAGGTTTTGTCTGCAAGCTTCTTCGTCCAGTATCTAAGCATCAGCATACACACTTGTACAGGACTTCAAGATGAGCCCGTTTGATTGCTTGGCTCATTGAGAGACAACAAAATTATGCTAATGTCCTCATGAGTGGTGGGAGGATGGGAGGAGTGTCATCTCTTCAGATTGACAGAAACAGCATGGAGCCCACAGTTAGAGGTATTTAAGGTGGTGTTTACTGTTGTCTTGGTTACCACctgcattgcttttttttttttttttggttctggTCTGTAGCTCCTGTCAGTTTTGGTTATCACTCTCATTAGAGGGATTTTTACCTTCCAGGCAAATAGAAAACAAAGCCTTGCAGCGAGCTCccactttctttctctctctctctctgtgaagagctgtaaaaaataataataataatattattattattattattagcaataataataataataacaataataataataataatattttttttaatccacagatttacaaagataatacaatctttttgttttattttattaatgctGTTGGTACCTTATTTAGGTAATGTTGTTGCAAGATGCACAAAATGTATTGGGCGGCTTCAGTTAAGTCGGTCAAGCGGTTTGAATCCTGGCACTGACTGTCCACTATCAAGCTGTCCTTGGACACTGAACCCTGATTTGCTCCCAGCAAAGTtattatatttaacaaaaagtaataaaataactaaaaccccaaaaattaaaatttattaaaaaactaaaactaatactaaaataacaatataataaatataataataacaaaatatataatatgaaatatataataattaaaaaataatctaacaAACCTGCcgtaaaaactaaaactaatactaaaaataataatataagaaatataataataagaaatataatatgatgtaaaaataaaataaataaaagctaagAAACCTgttgtaaaaactaaaactaactgaataaaAAACCTTCAGTTtgtctcttggagataagcaaaaaCTATAGGAGGGGCATGGCTCATGTGGTCCCAACCTGAAGGTcttgagttcgttcctcaacccttgagtgacttttagtACCCCGccccccaattctttatattactttcttccaagtgtaaatattagcctactctaaaactgagtctatttggtgccactgtaaatagagtcaaatttactctaaatagaatcCAATTTACTCTCCAGAATATTACTGTGTAGAAGGTTTCACACTGGTTTATGTCAGCGTATCAGGAACAAGCGATTGTGTTACCAAGGAGTCATTTACTTCATTAACCCAGCTAGATCGCTAAGGCCTTGCTAATCAACCTTGTCACACGTCCCATTAATTCATCACTCTATCAGCATGGCTCTCGCCTCCTCTGACTTGCATACGCACAAACACAAATTGCATCGTTGTTACTCTCACAACACACAAGCATGCAACATTATCACACcagacacttttttccccccatgtgtCTATAATCATGCCTCTGTCTGGGCCAACCCCATTAGCTGGGTCAGTCCCATGGGCTTCCCAGCTCTGATGAACCCTCTGCTGCCCTTTCAGATGAGTGGACTCCCTGAGAAAAGCCCATCATTGGTGGGATCCTCTTCCCCTCTCACAATGTCATCTCAAGGTTAGCATAATGACTCTCACCGCTCTCTTTCCAGACACACTCATGCACAAATGAACATCCAGCTGGTGTTCATATTTTCATTATGAGCGTCCATGGCTGTTTTATTCATAAAGATAGCACTCATTGACACCCACATAAATTGGATTTatgcttccatttttttcatttcaaatatttgcaaacttgttaaatatttgtgaaatcaTTTCCCCACCTccctcacatcctacctgtaaaaccaacattaaatatattgtCACATTACACTGCATGATTGGTGCTAAGTGAGCATGCGGAATTTTCACTCTTATGCATTGCAAACCGGGTCA is a window from the Vanacampus margaritifer isolate UIUO_Vmar chromosome 3, RoL_Vmar_1.0, whole genome shotgun sequence genome containing:
- the cdk7 gene encoding cyclin-dependent kinase 7 → MAFDVKSRSKRYEKLDFLGEGQFATVYKARDKTTDTIVAIKKIKIGHRTEAKDGINRTALREIKLLQELHHPNIIGLLDAFGHKSNISLVFDFMETDLEVIIKDTSLVLTPAHIKAYILMTLQGLEYMHQHWVLHRDLKPNNLLLDGNGVVKLADFGLAKAFGSPNRVYTHQVVTRWYRSPELLFGARMYGVGVDMWAMGCILAELLLRIPFLVGDSDLDQLTKIFEALGTPTEETWPGVSSLPDYMPFKIFPGTPLEHIFSAATDDLLELLHGLFTFNPSTRTTATQALKMKYFSNRPSPTPGPQLPRPNCSAEVLREKETTVLKRKLEGLETGPIKKLIF